A single window of Stigmatopora nigra isolate UIUO_SnigA chromosome 22, RoL_Snig_1.1, whole genome shotgun sequence DNA harbors:
- the LOC144180887 gene encoding ankyrin repeat and SOCS box protein 15-like → MNSYVDNVADDGDDDDLNSYNIQHDIYNTCCEIFIKTPASLALTTEVNLRVFAAIEQGDASTLKTLLKYPSAFRETDGRGWLPFHRAACRPNLEVLETILTLAGELCLETRAVEGGETALTMAVKSGLTHNVRILLEHGAQPNVVNAKNEAPLLLAAHASLYEMTTALVRHNAWVDQVCAKKRTAMHEAAQAGNVDILMLLLRNGGRANNRDINGVTPLAAAAEQGHVAIVEILLNCGSRVNSQACNGESVLLDAAGSGNTLCIQLLLDNGADPNLPSANGHLPIHKAAYSGHYETVKLLLKVTSKRAMKEVGQSPVHSAAEGGQSRCLALLLSHGFDVNYRMSALHSRNYADMRQSALYFAVSNGDADCVRQLLDAGAKPDLDPLSCLLVAVRSGHHRIVGMLIEAKADVNRYFGAVSDTLFPTALQYCLKDATMMRMLLNSGYKVERCFLCRHDDEGCRDLDKEKIPFCDFMSLCCLAHLAGRVVQILLDYVDQVRICSKLSRILQKQPEWTHICNVLSSPRSLSHLCRLLIRRCLTLKRLNNKEIMNSLLFPPLLRNFILYRENDLLQEEQS, encoded by the exons ATGAATTCATATGTCGACAATGTGGCTGATGATGGGGATGATGACGACCTCAACTCTTATAATATCCAGCATGACATCTACAACACATGTTGTGAGATCTTCATCAAGACGCCTGCCAG CTTAGCATTAACTACTGAGGTGAACCTTCGAGTATTTGCCGCCATCGAGCAAG GTGACGCGTCCACACTGAAGACTCTGCTGAAGTATCCGAGCGCCTTCCgggagacggacggacgcggTTGGCTTCCATTCCATCGAGCTGCCTGTCGGCCCAACCTCGAGGTCCTGGAAACCATCCTGACAT TGGCAGGTGAGCTGTGCCTGGAAACCAGAGCGGTGGAGGGAGGCGAGACAGCGCTGACCATGGCTGTGAAAAGCGGCCTCACCCACAACGTCAGGATTCTGCTGGAACATGGGGCCCAGCCTAACGTAGTCAACGCCAAGAACGAGGCACCATTGTTGCTAG CGGCACATGCATCATTGTACGAGATGACAACCGCATTGGTGCGACACAATGCTTGGGTAGATCAAGTGTGCGCCAAGAAGCGAACGGCCATGCACGAGGCGGCACAAGCCGGAAATGTCGACATTCTGATGCTGCTCCTCAGGAATGGCGGACGTGCCAACAACAGAGACATCAATGGAGTCACGCCTCTCGCGGCGGCCGCCGAGCAAGGACACGTGGCCATTGTGGAGATCCTTCTTAACTGCG gcAGCAGGGTGAACTCTCAGGCGTGTAATGGTGAAAGCGTTCTGTTGGATGCGGCTGGCTCAGGGAACACCCTCTGTATTCAGCTGTTGTTAGACAACGGCGCCGATCCAAACCTGCCTAGCGCCAATGGACATCTAcccatacacaaggctgcctaCTCAGGACACTACGA GACTGTGAAGCTCCTCCTGAAGGTGACGAGCAAGCGGGCCATGAAGGAGGTGGGCCAGAGTCCGGTGCACTCGGCAGCCGAGGGCGGCCAGAGCCGCTGCTTGGCGCTGTTGCTTTCTCACGGCTTCGACGTCAACTACCGTATGAGCGCCCTCCATTCGCGGAACTACGCCGACATGCGCCAGAGTGCCCTCTACTTTGCCGTGTCCAATGGTGATGCCGATTGCGTGCGGCAGCTACTGGATGCCGGCGCAAAGCCTGACCTCGACCCGCTCAGTTGTCTGCTGGTGGCGGTACGCTCAGGTCATCACCGCATTGTGGGCATGCTGATTGAGGCCAAGGCCGACGTCAACCGATACTTTGGCGCCGTGAGCGACACGCTCTTCCCTACTGCGCTGCAATACTGCCTTAAGGATGCCACCATGATGAGAATGCTACTCAACTCCGGCTACAAGGTCGAGAGGTGCTTTCTTTGTCGCCATGACGACGAAGGCTGCCGTGACCTGGATAAGGAAAAGATACCA TTCTGCGACTTCATGAGTCTGTGCTGTCTGGCGCACTTGGCCGGCCGCGTCGTGCAGATTCTCCTCGATTACGTGGACCAAGTTCGCATTTGCTCTAAACTCTCAAGAATCCTTCAGAAGCAACCCGAGTGGACTCACATTTGCAACGTTCTCA GTAGCCCTCGCTCACTGTCTCATTTGTGCCGGCTCTTGATCCGAAGATGTTTGACCCTCAAGCGATTGAACAACAAAGAGATTATGAACTCTCTACTTTTCCCTCCCCTCCTGCGGAACTTCATCTTATACCGTGAGAATGACCTTCTCCAAGAAGAACAATCGTGA
- the LOC144180888 gene encoding leiomodin-2-like, whose translation MKNPLEILHLCQLHLNGGACKYSISTVTGEVIILSKMNGSPRKPKTYEDVDENELLASLSCDELQQLEKELEDLHPDACVPIGLRQKDQTAKEPTGNFDRDALFRYWEDENNKNLGQGNRPKSGAQQEEAKTPKDLNKKSQNQFQNLPWKSVEKTEESQIELKSKCSEKGPLNTMEVAKLDSMATDKDSKNPIVIKETLEKVLRDDPSTSEVNLNNVQDISQETLLSFVEALTSNTHVKVFSLANTHADDQIALALSKSLCQNRSIRNLNIESNFVTGKGVLALLEALTHNSTLVELRFHNQRHICGGKVEMEMVRLLRENTTLLKLGYQFDLPGPRMAATGILTRNQDQERQRRLQLKKDQSLAAVSTQILPGKPTSNIKLHKNPTTVGPQRGVQHRNLGEVSSSPSFSLQHKKEKVLAETSTQTSPKKPTSKINLHRNPTTATPSVGDMPTRRISEMVKHHEGNKAVTNQRKLKYKNLKNDTNEKESVDILKELKNSLKPSSQRRRDESANPPPPPLQRSGRDDLMAAIRVSGVRSLNKVSQR comes from the exons ATGAAGAACCCACTAGAAATCTTGCATTTGTGTCAGCTGCATCTTAATGGAGGAGCTTGCAAATATTCAATCAGCACAGTGACAGGGGAAGTAATTATATTGTCAAAAATGAACGGCTCACCGAGAAAACCGAAGACATATGAGGATGTGGACGAAAACGAGCTATTGGCCTCACTGTCCTGCGACGAACTCCAACAACTGGAGAAGGAACTAGAGGACCTACACCCAGACGCCTGTGTACCCATTGGTCTGAGGCAAAAGGACCAGACAGCCAAAGAACCGACAGGAAACTTTGACAGGGACGCATTGTTCAGATACTGGGAGGATGAGAACAATAAAAATCTCGGACAG GGTAATCGCCCAAAGAGTGGAGCCCAACAAGAGGAAGCCAAGACACCAAAGGATTTGAACAAGAAATCTCAAAATCAATTCCAGAATCTTCCTTGGAAAAGTGTTGAGAAGACAGAAGAAAGTCAAATAGAGTTAAAGAGTAAATGCTCAGAAAAGGGTCCTTTGAACACAATGGAGGTGGCAAAACTAGACTCGATGGCCACTGACAAAGACAGCAAAAACCCCATCGTGATCAAGGAAACCTTGGAGAAAGTTCTACGTGATGATCCCAGCACCAGCGAAGTGAACCTCAACAACGTACAGGACATCTCACAGGAAACATTGCTCAGCTTTGTCGAGGCACTGACCTCTAACACCCACGTTAAAGTCTTCAGCCTCGCCAACACGCATGCCGATGACCAAATAGCTCTGGCTCTTTCCAAGAGTCTTTGCCAGAACCGGTCTATACGAAACCTAAACATCGAGTCCAACTTTGTTACAGGGAAAGGAGTCCTGGCTTTGCTGGAGGCTCTGACCCACAACAGCACCCTAGTAGAACTCCGATTCCACAACCAGAGGCACATTTGCGGTGGAAAAGTGGAGATGGAAATGGTCCGGCTCCTACGAGAGAACACCACCCTGCTCAAACTTGGGTACCAATTCGATCTCCCAGGTCCTAGAATGGCAGCAACCGGGATCCTGACTCGGAACCAGGATCAGGAGCGACAAAGGCGCCTTCAACTTAAGAAAGATCAAAGTCTTGCTGCAGTATCAACTCAAATTTTACCAGGGAAGCCAACCTCCAATATCAAGCTTCACAAAAACCCTACCACAGTCGGCCCTCAAAGGGGTGTGCAGCATCGGAACCTTGGAGAAG TCTCATCTTCTCCTAGTTTTTCCCTTCaacacaagaaagagaaagttCTTGCTGAAACATCCACTCAAACATCACCCAAGAAGCCAACTTCCAAGATCAACCTTCATAGAAACCCTACTACGGCCACCCCTTCTGTTGGGGATATGCCCACTAGGAGAATCAGTGAGATGGTCAAGCACCACGAAGGCAACAAGGCTGTGACCAATCAAAGGAAGCTGAAGTACAAGAATCTGAAAAACGACACCAACGAGAAAGAGAGTGTGGACATTCTAAAAGAGTTGAAGAACTCCTTGAAACCGTCCTCGCAAAGGAGGCGAGATGAGTCAGCAAATCCCCCACCGCCACCCCTGCAGAGATCCGGTCGTGATGATCTAATGGCGGCAATTCGGGTGAGCGGCGTCAGGTCCTTGAACAAG GTGTCCCAGAGATAG
- the LOC144215872 gene encoding actin nucleation-promoting factor WASL-like isoform X1 translates to MNSHPLPRRVSNVGSLLLTPQENECLFGYLGRKCTTLCSAVVQVYVADRSCGWLKKCCGVACLVKDNPQRSYFIRVFDVKEGKTMFEQELYHNFSISCARSYFISFVGDTNQIGLNFASEEEAKRFRVSVNELLCRRLRKTEKNGVSKNGPTLHMATVDIKNPEINNVRLINSIGSQYHVNNILSHRKDKKNKIKKKKLTKADIGTPSNFQHIGHVGWDPNTGFDLNNLDPELKNLFDMCGISEAQLKDRETSKVIYEFIEKKGGVEAVKNELRRQAPPPPPSRGGPPPPPPPAHGSTPPPPPAHSSTPPPPPPPSRGGRGAPPPPPPPSRAPSSAPPPPPPTRPGTLGAPPPPPTRGGPYHPHHPQVAPAPPGSNSSPQAPPPPPPPPHQSPVNRATVAPPAPPPPPPPPGPPPPPESDSVRGDVPRSPLPAGKSALLEQIRGGAQLKKVEQNHREPPPGSSAGRDALLDQIRQGIQLKTVPDHQESSPPTSAPTVGIVGALMEVMQKRSKAIHSSDDEDDDDEEEDFEEDDEWDD, encoded by the exons ATGAACAGCCATCCGCTGCCCCGCCGGGTCTCCAACGTGGGCTCGCTTCTGCTGACCCCGCAGGAGAACGAATGTCTGTTTGGCTACCTGGGGAGGAAATGTACG aCTCTATGTTCTGCGGTGGTTCAGGTGTATGTCGCCGACCGCTCATGCGGCTGGCTAAAGAAATGCTGCGGAGTGGCATGTCTAGTCAAAGACAACCCACAGAGGTCCTACTTCATACGTGTCTTTGACGTCAAG GAGGGCAAGACCATGTTTGAGCAGGAGCTCTACCACAACTTTTCCATCAGTTGCGCCAGGTCCTACTTCATCTCCTTTGTGGGGGAT aCCAACCAGATCGGTTTGAACTTTGCCAGTGAGGAAGAAGCCAAACGCTTCCGAGTGAGCGTCAATGAATTGCTCTGCCGCCGACTACGAAAGACCG agaAAAATGGTGTATCTAAAAATG GTCCCACACTGCACATGGCTACGGTGGACATCAAGAACCCAGAGATCAATAACGTGCGTCTGATCAACTCCATTGGCTCACAGTACCATGTCAACAACATACTGAGTCATAGGAaggacaaaaagaacaaaatcaaGAAGAAAAAGCTGACAAAGGCTGACATCGGCACGCCTAGCAATTTCCA GCACATCGGTCACGTGGGCTGGGATCCAAACACGGGTTTTGAT CTCAACAACTTGGACCCAGAGCTGAAAAATTTGTTTGACATGTGCGGAATCTCAGAGGCACAACTGAAGGACAGAGAAACTTCTAAGGTCATCTACGAGTTCATTGAGAAGAAAGGAGGAGTTGAAGCCGTCAAGAATGAGCTCAGGAGGCAGg CGCCCCCTCCGCCTCCCTCACGAGGTGGCCCTCCTCCGCCTCCACCACCCGCACATGGCTCCACCCCACCTCCTCCACCTGCACACAGCTCCACTccgcctccccctcctcccccgtcCAGAGGAGGCCGTGGggctccccctcctcccccgccACCTTCCCGCGCCCCTTCCTCggcccctcctcctccaccgccgACCAGGCCGGGAACATTGGGTGCACCGCCCCCTCCTCCAACCAGGGGAGGCCCCTACCACCCTCACCACCCTCAAGTTGCACCTGCCCCGCCTGGATCAAACTCTTCCCCACAAGCGCCACCACCTCCTCCCCCACCGCCCCACCAATCCCCGGTGAATCGCGCCACCGTCGCCCCGCCCGCTCCTCCTCCACCGCCTCCTCCGCCGGGCCCCCCGCCCCCGCCGGAGTCAGACTCCGTGCGGGGCGACGTGCCCCGTTCGCCACTCCCCGCTGGGAAGTCAGCGCTTCTGGAGCAGATCCGGGGTGGTGCTCAGCTGAAGAAGGTGGAGCAAAACCACAGAGAACCGCCTCCAGGCAGCAGCGCCGGGCGAGACGCGCTGCTGGACCAGATTCGCCAAGGCATTCAACTCAAAACG GTACCGGATCATCAGGAGTCCAGTCCCCCTACTTCAGCTCCCACAGTGGGCATTGTGGGTGCACTCATGGAAGTCATGCAAAAGAGGAGCAAAGCCATTCATTCTTCAG ACGAcgaggatgatgatgacgagGAAGAAGACTTTGAAGAGGACGATGAGTGGGATGACTGA
- the LOC144215872 gene encoding actin nucleation-promoting factor WASL-like isoform X2 — protein sequence MNSHPLPRRVSNVGSLLLTPQENECLFGYLGRKCTTLCSAVVQVYVADRSCGWLKKCCGVACLVKDNPQRSYFIRVFDVKEGKTMFEQELYHNFSISCARSYFISFVGDTNQIGLNFASEEEAKRFRVSVNELLCRRLRKTGPTLHMATVDIKNPEINNVRLINSIGSQYHVNNILSHRKDKKNKIKKKKLTKADIGTPSNFQHIGHVGWDPNTGFDLNNLDPELKNLFDMCGISEAQLKDRETSKVIYEFIEKKGGVEAVKNELRRQAPPPPPSRGGPPPPPPPAHGSTPPPPPAHSSTPPPPPPPSRGGRGAPPPPPPPSRAPSSAPPPPPPTRPGTLGAPPPPPTRGGPYHPHHPQVAPAPPGSNSSPQAPPPPPPPPHQSPVNRATVAPPAPPPPPPPPGPPPPPESDSVRGDVPRSPLPAGKSALLEQIRGGAQLKKVEQNHREPPPGSSAGRDALLDQIRQGIQLKTVPDHQESSPPTSAPTVGIVGALMEVMQKRSKAIHSSDDEDDDDEEEDFEEDDEWDD from the exons ATGAACAGCCATCCGCTGCCCCGCCGGGTCTCCAACGTGGGCTCGCTTCTGCTGACCCCGCAGGAGAACGAATGTCTGTTTGGCTACCTGGGGAGGAAATGTACG aCTCTATGTTCTGCGGTGGTTCAGGTGTATGTCGCCGACCGCTCATGCGGCTGGCTAAAGAAATGCTGCGGAGTGGCATGTCTAGTCAAAGACAACCCACAGAGGTCCTACTTCATACGTGTCTTTGACGTCAAG GAGGGCAAGACCATGTTTGAGCAGGAGCTCTACCACAACTTTTCCATCAGTTGCGCCAGGTCCTACTTCATCTCCTTTGTGGGGGAT aCCAACCAGATCGGTTTGAACTTTGCCAGTGAGGAAGAAGCCAAACGCTTCCGAGTGAGCGTCAATGAATTGCTCTGCCGCCGACTACGAAAGACCG GTCCCACACTGCACATGGCTACGGTGGACATCAAGAACCCAGAGATCAATAACGTGCGTCTGATCAACTCCATTGGCTCACAGTACCATGTCAACAACATACTGAGTCATAGGAaggacaaaaagaacaaaatcaaGAAGAAAAAGCTGACAAAGGCTGACATCGGCACGCCTAGCAATTTCCA GCACATCGGTCACGTGGGCTGGGATCCAAACACGGGTTTTGAT CTCAACAACTTGGACCCAGAGCTGAAAAATTTGTTTGACATGTGCGGAATCTCAGAGGCACAACTGAAGGACAGAGAAACTTCTAAGGTCATCTACGAGTTCATTGAGAAGAAAGGAGGAGTTGAAGCCGTCAAGAATGAGCTCAGGAGGCAGg CGCCCCCTCCGCCTCCCTCACGAGGTGGCCCTCCTCCGCCTCCACCACCCGCACATGGCTCCACCCCACCTCCTCCACCTGCACACAGCTCCACTccgcctccccctcctcccccgtcCAGAGGAGGCCGTGGggctccccctcctcccccgccACCTTCCCGCGCCCCTTCCTCggcccctcctcctccaccgccgACCAGGCCGGGAACATTGGGTGCACCGCCCCCTCCTCCAACCAGGGGAGGCCCCTACCACCCTCACCACCCTCAAGTTGCACCTGCCCCGCCTGGATCAAACTCTTCCCCACAAGCGCCACCACCTCCTCCCCCACCGCCCCACCAATCCCCGGTGAATCGCGCCACCGTCGCCCCGCCCGCTCCTCCTCCACCGCCTCCTCCGCCGGGCCCCCCGCCCCCGCCGGAGTCAGACTCCGTGCGGGGCGACGTGCCCCGTTCGCCACTCCCCGCTGGGAAGTCAGCGCTTCTGGAGCAGATCCGGGGTGGTGCTCAGCTGAAGAAGGTGGAGCAAAACCACAGAGAACCGCCTCCAGGCAGCAGCGCCGGGCGAGACGCGCTGCTGGACCAGATTCGCCAAGGCATTCAACTCAAAACG GTACCGGATCATCAGGAGTCCAGTCCCCCTACTTCAGCTCCCACAGTGGGCATTGTGGGTGCACTCATGGAAGTCATGCAAAAGAGGAGCAAAGCCATTCATTCTTCAG ACGAcgaggatgatgatgacgagGAAGAAGACTTTGAAGAGGACGATGAGTGGGATGACTGA